One part of the Anaeromyxobacter sp. Fw109-5 genome encodes these proteins:
- the tolQ gene encoding protein TolQ, with amino-acid sequence MNLLTPLPLPLPLAAAGGDGLDYFEIAKNSGPIGIGVLLLLLGASAVSWAIIVKKWLQIRRAQDESVKFLETFWQSKRLDAIYQAAESLSASPISQVFRAGYVELSKVTAQKKEGGEGSMSDELGGIENVERALKRAAASEVTHLEAQVPFLGTTASAAPFVGLFGTVWGIMRAFHDIYQAGNANLATVAKPISEALIATAVGLFAAIPAVVAYNYFVSKIRVLDSEMTNFSNDFLNIVRRHFFS; translated from the coding sequence ATGAACCTCCTGACGCCCCTGCCGCTGCCCCTCCCGCTCGCCGCCGCCGGCGGCGATGGCCTCGACTACTTCGAGATCGCGAAGAACTCCGGTCCCATCGGGATCGGCGTGCTCCTGCTCCTCCTCGGCGCCTCCGCCGTGTCCTGGGCCATCATCGTGAAGAAGTGGCTCCAGATCCGGCGCGCCCAGGACGAGTCGGTGAAGTTCCTCGAGACCTTCTGGCAGTCGAAGCGGCTCGACGCCATCTACCAGGCGGCCGAGTCCCTGTCCGCCTCCCCCATCAGCCAGGTGTTCCGCGCCGGCTACGTCGAGCTGTCCAAGGTCACCGCCCAGAAGAAGGAGGGCGGCGAGGGCAGCATGAGCGACGAGCTCGGCGGGATCGAGAACGTCGAGCGCGCGCTCAAGCGCGCCGCCGCGTCCGAGGTGACGCACCTCGAGGCGCAGGTCCCGTTCCTCGGCACCACCGCGAGCGCGGCGCCGTTCGTGGGACTGTTCGGCACGGTGTGGGGCATCATGCGCGCCTTCCACGACATCTACCAGGCGGGCAACGCGAACCTCGCCACCGTGGCGAAGCCCATCTCCGAGGCGCTCATCGCGACCGCGGTGGGGCTCTTCGCGGCCATCCCGGCGGTCGTGGCCTACAACTACTTCGTGTCGAAGATCCGCGTCCTCGACAGCGAGATGACGAACTTCTCGAACGACTTCCTCAACATCGTCCGGCGTCACTTCTTCAGCTAG
- the tolR gene encoding protein TolR has translation MAGSSGGSGRQTLTEINVTPLVDVMLVLLIIFMVTAPLIQQGVEVSLPEARAKAVDAEEQKLVLSIKSDKSLYLGTSEDAARVPYDALEDKLRANTRAMKDRELYLMADKALPYGFVVDVMATVQRAGIVNVGMITNPAADKVRDKSQEGRR, from the coding sequence GTGGCAGGTTCGAGCGGCGGCTCCGGCCGCCAGACCCTCACCGAGATCAACGTCACGCCGCTCGTGGACGTGATGCTCGTGCTCCTCATCATCTTCATGGTCACCGCGCCGCTCATCCAGCAGGGCGTCGAGGTGAGCCTGCCCGAGGCGCGCGCGAAGGCGGTCGACGCGGAGGAGCAGAAGCTCGTCCTCTCGATCAAGTCGGACAAGTCGCTCTACCTCGGCACGAGCGAGGACGCCGCGCGGGTGCCTTACGACGCGCTCGAGGACAAGCTCCGCGCGAACACGCGCGCGATGAAGGACCGTGAGCTGTACCTCATGGCGGACAAGGCGCTGCCCTACGGCTTCGTGGTCGACGTGATGGCGACCGTGCAGCGGGCGGGGATCGTGAACGTCGGCATGATCACGAACCCTGCCGCGGACAAGGTGCGAGACAAGAGCCAGGAGGGCCGGCGGTAG
- a CDS encoding murein hydrolase activator EnvC, whose protein sequence is MTVPAALALLLALSAADPRAQLSALEARRRAEEAAARLLARQERSVLDTLGEAEAALATARAEVRRVEAERAGARAGLSRAREAEAAARGRLGARLAELRPRLVARARMGRAGELRLLLASGSLADLVKRRYLLERILSRDAVLLAEAQEAARAAEAARAEHGREAARLEALATEAVERRAQAEARREERETLIAALRSARGFHERAAREAAVQARKLGEFVATLPPPRAGGALPGGFAARKGRLPAPAPGQVAVAFGRIVNPKFNTVTVQNGLDIAARAGAPVRAVAPGRVVHAGWFKGYGNLVIVDHGEGYHTLFAHLGAMRTAMGELVEAGAVLGTVGDSGSLKGAYLYFELRERGRPVDPRPWLAP, encoded by the coding sequence GTGACCGTGCCCGCCGCGCTCGCCCTCCTCCTCGCGCTCTCCGCGGCGGATCCGCGGGCCCAGCTCTCGGCGCTCGAGGCCAGGCGCCGCGCGGAGGAGGCGGCGGCGCGCCTCCTCGCGCGGCAGGAGCGCTCGGTGCTCGACACGCTGGGCGAGGCGGAGGCCGCGCTCGCGACCGCGCGCGCCGAGGTCCGCCGCGTGGAGGCGGAGCGCGCCGGCGCGCGGGCCGGGCTCTCCCGCGCCAGGGAGGCGGAGGCCGCCGCGCGGGGGCGCCTCGGCGCGCGCCTCGCCGAGCTCCGCCCGCGGCTCGTCGCGCGGGCGAGGATGGGGCGGGCCGGCGAGCTGCGCCTCCTGCTCGCGAGCGGCTCCCTCGCGGACCTCGTGAAGCGCCGGTACCTCCTCGAGCGGATCCTCTCCCGCGACGCGGTGCTGCTGGCGGAGGCGCAGGAGGCGGCGCGCGCGGCGGAGGCGGCCCGCGCCGAGCACGGCCGCGAGGCGGCGCGCCTCGAGGCGCTCGCGACGGAGGCGGTCGAGCGCCGCGCCCAGGCGGAGGCGCGGCGCGAGGAGCGCGAGACGCTCATCGCCGCGCTGCGGAGCGCGCGCGGGTTCCACGAGCGCGCGGCGCGCGAGGCCGCCGTCCAGGCGCGGAAGCTCGGGGAGTTCGTCGCGACGCTCCCGCCCCCGCGGGCAGGGGGTGCCCTGCCCGGCGGGTTCGCCGCGCGCAAGGGCCGGCTCCCCGCCCCCGCGCCGGGGCAGGTCGCGGTGGCGTTCGGCCGGATCGTGAACCCGAAGTTCAACACCGTCACCGTCCAGAACGGGCTCGACATCGCCGCGCGCGCGGGCGCGCCCGTCCGCGCCGTCGCGCCGGGCCGGGTGGTGCACGCCGGCTGGTTCAAGGGGTACGGCAACCTCGTCATCGTCGACCACGGCGAGGGCTACCACACGCTGTTCGCCCACCTCGGCGCGATGCGGACCGCGATGGGCGAGCTGGTCGAGGCGGGCGCCGTCCTCGGGACCGTCGGCGACTCCGGGTCGCTCAAGGGGGCGTACCTCTACTTCGAGCTCCGCGAGCGAGGGCGGCCGGTGGATCCGCGGCCCTGGCTCGCCCCGTGA
- a CDS encoding MtnX-like HAD-IB family phosphatase, producing the protein MRAPWAIVCDFDGTALTEDLGDLVAYRFAGEANYRAAADLYQRGEFPFSVLLAKVFAPITAARDEIAAFAREHAVLRPGFEAFVEACRESGRPFLVVSSGLDAYIEPVLERLPAALRAHVEVRANRAELSPSGLSVRFHGADCGFCGFCKGEVVRELQRAGNKVVLCGDGTGDRHAADAADHVFARAGSSLVRYCAERRIRHDVFETFDEVMARFPR; encoded by the coding sequence ATGCGTGCGCCCTGGGCCATCGTCTGCGACTTCGACGGCACCGCCCTCACCGAGGACCTCGGCGACCTCGTCGCCTACCGGTTCGCGGGGGAGGCCAACTACCGCGCCGCGGCGGACCTCTACCAGCGGGGCGAGTTCCCGTTCAGCGTGCTCCTCGCGAAGGTGTTCGCGCCCATCACGGCGGCGCGCGACGAGATCGCCGCCTTCGCCCGCGAGCACGCGGTGCTGCGACCGGGGTTCGAGGCGTTCGTCGAGGCCTGCCGCGAGAGCGGCCGCCCGTTCCTCGTCGTCTCCTCCGGGCTCGACGCCTACATCGAGCCCGTCCTCGAGCGCCTGCCGGCCGCGCTGCGCGCTCACGTGGAGGTCCGCGCGAACCGCGCCGAGCTCTCGCCCTCGGGCCTCTCGGTGCGCTTCCACGGCGCCGACTGCGGCTTCTGCGGGTTCTGCAAGGGCGAGGTCGTCCGGGAGCTGCAGCGCGCGGGAAACAAGGTGGTCCTCTGCGGCGACGGGACGGGGGACCGCCACGCCGCCGACGCCGCCGATCACGTCTTCGCCCGCGCCGGCTCGAGCCTCGTGCGCTACTGCGCCGAGCGCCGGATCCGCCACGACGTGTTCGAGACCTTCGACGAGGTGATGGCGCGGTTTCCGCGGTAG
- a CDS encoding class I SAM-dependent methyltransferase produces the protein MSRLRAQAGRAYAALAFGRAAAIYELLTDQEAWRRDCRDMAELVGGPRVLDLGVGPGTSALEMARADPSRRHVGLDLSAAMLRRAAGRARAERVALPLLRADVLALPVREGAFDAATGHSFLYLLDDAAASLREVRRAVRPGGRVAFLEPRAGRARLRDALRAGPRNGVAMALWRSMSRLHRRYDEASLPALLAHAGFVEARAWPVLSGYGVMAIAVRPE, from the coding sequence ATGAGCCGCCTCCGCGCCCAGGCGGGCCGCGCCTACGCGGCGCTGGCGTTCGGGCGAGCCGCGGCGATCTACGAGCTCCTCACCGATCAGGAGGCCTGGCGGCGCGACTGCCGCGACATGGCGGAGCTGGTCGGAGGCCCGCGCGTCCTCGACCTCGGCGTCGGCCCGGGCACGAGCGCCCTGGAGATGGCGCGGGCCGATCCCAGCCGCCGGCACGTGGGGCTCGACCTCTCCGCCGCCATGCTCCGCCGCGCGGCGGGGCGCGCGCGGGCGGAGCGGGTCGCCCTGCCGCTCCTGCGGGCGGACGTGCTGGCGCTGCCGGTCCGCGAGGGCGCGTTCGACGCGGCCACCGGCCACAGCTTCCTGTACCTCCTCGACGACGCCGCGGCGTCGCTCCGGGAGGTGCGGCGCGCGGTGCGGCCCGGCGGGCGGGTCGCGTTCCTCGAGCCGCGCGCCGGCCGCGCCCGGCTCCGCGACGCGCTGCGGGCCGGCCCCCGCAACGGCGTCGCGATGGCCCTCTGGCGCAGCATGTCGCGCCTCCACCGGCGCTACGACGAGGCGAGCCTCCCCGCGCTCCTCGCCCACGCCGGGTTCGTCGAGGCGCGCGCGTGGCCGGTGCTCTCCGGGTACGGGGTGATGGCAATCGCCGTCCGGCCGGAGTAG
- a CDS encoding S41 family peptidase — protein sequence MTRRSVLSRVALVGALAVAFLAGLGVEHVATAARRGAAQPYRPLDVFAEVLEKVENEYVDDVEEQELVYGAIDGIVGRLDPHSAFMRPDVYRQLREDTTGEFDGLGIEVAIREGVLTVVSPLADSPGERAGIRPGDRILAIDGAPTKEMPPGEAIRRMKGPVGTRATLEVMRDGFTSPQSLTLVRDRVRTQSVELHVADAERRFAHVRVKAFQERTERSVRKALDEARARVGGELRGLVLDLRSNPGGLLDQAVRVADLFLSSGVIVTTEGRDRRDVQVERAREKETEPPYPVIVLVNKGTASASEIVAGALQDHGRAVILGTSTFGKGSVQTIVELEDGSGLKLTVARYYTPKHRSIQEKGIAPDVVIEDGPPVAAGGSAAPDAARPHGVHGTGTPLSVAAPLGAPGEAPPGADRALRAALDHLRALDDRPARRAAPQRSATEPGGSRAAAAGELPVR from the coding sequence ATGACGCGCCGGTCCGTCCTCTCCCGCGTCGCCCTCGTCGGCGCGCTCGCGGTGGCGTTCCTCGCCGGGCTCGGCGTGGAGCACGTCGCGACGGCGGCCCGCCGCGGCGCCGCCCAGCCGTACCGGCCGCTCGACGTCTTCGCCGAGGTCCTCGAGAAGGTCGAGAACGAGTACGTCGACGACGTCGAGGAGCAGGAGCTGGTGTACGGCGCCATCGACGGGATCGTCGGCAGGCTCGACCCGCACTCGGCGTTCATGCGGCCGGACGTCTACCGTCAGCTGCGGGAGGACACGACGGGCGAGTTCGACGGGCTCGGCATCGAGGTGGCGATCCGGGAGGGCGTCCTCACGGTGGTGTCGCCGCTCGCGGACTCGCCGGGCGAGCGCGCCGGGATCCGCCCCGGCGACCGGATCCTGGCCATCGACGGTGCCCCCACGAAGGAGATGCCGCCGGGCGAGGCGATCCGGCGGATGAAGGGGCCCGTCGGGACCCGGGCGACGCTGGAGGTGATGCGCGACGGATTCACGTCCCCGCAGTCCCTCACGCTCGTGCGCGATCGGGTGCGGACGCAGAGCGTGGAGCTGCACGTCGCCGACGCCGAGCGGCGCTTCGCGCACGTGCGGGTGAAGGCGTTCCAGGAGCGGACGGAGCGGAGCGTTCGCAAGGCGCTCGACGAGGCGCGCGCGCGGGTCGGCGGCGAGCTGCGCGGGCTGGTCCTGGATCTGCGGAGCAACCCCGGCGGCCTGCTCGACCAGGCGGTGCGCGTCGCCGATCTGTTCCTGTCCTCCGGCGTGATCGTCACGACCGAGGGGCGCGACCGGCGCGACGTCCAGGTGGAGCGCGCCCGCGAGAAGGAGACCGAGCCCCCCTACCCGGTGATCGTGCTCGTGAACAAAGGAACCGCCAGCGCCAGCGAGATCGTCGCCGGCGCGCTGCAGGACCACGGACGCGCGGTGATCCTGGGGACGTCCACGTTCGGGAAGGGCTCGGTGCAGACGATCGTCGAGCTCGAGGACGGCTCCGGCCTGAAGCTGACGGTCGCCCGCTACTACACCCCGAAGCACCGCTCCATCCAGGAGAAGGGCATCGCGCCCGATGTGGTGATCGAGGATGGCCCGCCCGTCGCTGCGGGTGGGAGCGCCGCGCCCGACGCCGCCCGCCCGCATGGGGTCCACGGCACCGGCACCCCACTCTCGGTCGCAGCTCCCCTCGGGGCGCCCGGCGAGGCGCCGCCCGGGGCGGATCGGGCGCTCCGCGCCGCCCTCGACCACCTGCGCGCGCTCGACGACCGGCCCGCGCGTCGCGCGGCGCCGCAGCGAAGCGCGACCGAGCCAGGGGGTTCCAGGGCGGCCGCTGCGGGCGAGCTCCCGGTGCGCTGA
- the ftsE gene encoding cell division ATP-binding protein FtsE, producing the protein MIQLFHVTKEYPGDGPALQDVSLTVDKGEFVFLTGASGAGKSTLLKLVFCEEAATSGQLLLFGKNVAKISQAAIPFVRRNIGVVFQDFKLLANRTVAENVALPLDVRGLPQKEIRRRVRGLLRSVGLEHRADKFPPSLSGGEQQRVAVARALAPDPALLLADEPTGNLDPERTLEVMDLLHGASARGTTVVVATHDRSLLERYKRRVVVLDAGRLVSDGDSVRRAVS; encoded by the coding sequence GTGATCCAGCTCTTCCACGTCACGAAGGAGTACCCGGGCGACGGCCCGGCGCTCCAGGACGTGTCGCTCACGGTCGACAAGGGCGAGTTCGTCTTCCTCACCGGCGCGTCCGGCGCCGGGAAGTCCACCCTGCTGAAGCTCGTCTTCTGCGAGGAGGCGGCGACCTCCGGGCAGCTCCTCCTCTTCGGGAAGAACGTCGCCAAGATCTCCCAGGCGGCCATCCCCTTCGTGCGGCGCAACATCGGCGTCGTGTTCCAGGACTTCAAGCTGCTGGCGAACCGCACCGTCGCGGAGAACGTGGCGCTGCCGCTCGACGTGCGAGGCCTCCCGCAGAAGGAGATCCGGCGGCGGGTGCGCGGGCTCCTGCGCTCGGTCGGGCTCGAGCACCGCGCGGACAAGTTCCCGCCCTCGCTGTCCGGCGGAGAGCAGCAGCGCGTCGCGGTCGCGCGCGCGCTCGCCCCCGATCCGGCGCTCCTCCTCGCCGACGAGCCCACCGGCAACCTCGATCCCGAGCGCACGCTCGAGGTCATGGACCTGCTCCACGGCGCCAGCGCGCGCGGCACGACGGTGGTGGTCGCCACCCACGACCGCTCGCTGCTCGAGCGCTACAAGCGGCGGGTCGTGGTCCTCGACGCCGGGCGGCTCGTCTCGGACGGCGACTCCGTCCGGCGCGCGGTCTCCTGA
- the murI gene encoding glutamate racemase — translation MSRIGIFDSGVGGLTVQRAILEALPSVDTVYLGDTARVPYGTKSADTVTQYSLRNARLLARHEIDLLVVACNTASAVALPALRAELAVPVLGVVEPGARAAARASRGGRIGVIGTQGTVSSGAYQSALRAARPDAEVVARACPLFVPLAEEGWTDPGDPVVRGAVARYLAPLREARIDTLVLGCTHYPLLREAIARELPEVVLVDSAEAIAAEVRARMGEERGREGSHAFLVTDAPEKFLAVAGRFLGRAVTSAEHVDV, via the coding sequence GTGTCACGCATCGGCATCTTCGACTCCGGGGTCGGCGGCCTCACCGTGCAGCGCGCGATCCTCGAGGCCCTCCCCTCGGTCGACACCGTCTACCTCGGCGACACCGCCCGCGTGCCCTACGGCACGAAGTCGGCCGACACCGTCACGCAGTACTCGCTCCGCAACGCCCGGCTGCTCGCGCGCCACGAGATAGACCTGCTCGTCGTGGCCTGCAACACCGCCTCGGCGGTGGCGCTCCCGGCGCTGCGGGCGGAGCTCGCCGTCCCGGTGCTCGGCGTGGTCGAGCCGGGCGCGCGGGCGGCGGCGCGCGCCTCGCGGGGCGGGCGCATCGGCGTCATCGGCACGCAGGGCACCGTCTCGAGCGGCGCGTACCAGTCGGCCCTCCGCGCGGCCCGCCCCGACGCCGAGGTCGTCGCCCGCGCCTGCCCGCTCTTCGTCCCCCTCGCGGAGGAGGGCTGGACGGACCCCGGCGACCCCGTGGTGCGCGGCGCCGTGGCGCGCTACCTCGCGCCGCTGCGCGAGGCGCGGATCGACACGCTCGTCCTGGGCTGCACGCACTATCCGCTGCTGCGCGAGGCGATCGCCCGCGAGCTGCCGGAGGTGGTGCTCGTGGACAGCGCCGAGGCGATCGCCGCCGAGGTGCGGGCCCGCATGGGCGAGGAGCGCGGGCGGGAGGGCTCCCACGCGTTCCTCGTCACCGACGCGCCCGAGAAGTTCCTCGCCGTCGCGGGCCGGTTCCTGGGCCGCGCGGTGACGTCGGCCGAGCACGTGGACGTTTGA
- a CDS encoding ABC transporter permease: protein MSLRPLRAARRALESMARGPYVALVGAATVFVAVFATGLFAGALGGAERLLAAWAGEVRLSVYLAPGADLERARAAAVALAPGRRVEAVPSEVALSRLAESLGAEAHLLDGVGPGALPDAVEIEAPGISLLDARELAARLRAVPGADDVDYGTAWLEGLERFVTRARAAGFVLFGALALATAILVSNTLRLAVFARREEIEIMKLVGATDAFVAAPFLLEGLLQGLLGAGAAVLALVGVYGLVVPRLAAAVSAAGGLTLADTLPPALLLALLGGGAGIGLLASALSVARALRRT from the coding sequence ATGTCGCTCCGCCCTCTCCGCGCCGCGCGCCGCGCGCTCGAGTCGATGGCCCGCGGCCCCTACGTCGCCCTCGTCGGCGCGGCGACGGTGTTCGTCGCGGTGTTCGCGACCGGTCTCTTCGCGGGCGCGCTCGGCGGCGCCGAGCGGCTCCTCGCGGCGTGGGCCGGCGAGGTGCGCCTGTCGGTGTACCTCGCGCCCGGCGCGGACCTCGAGCGCGCCCGCGCCGCCGCCGTCGCGCTCGCGCCGGGGCGGCGCGTCGAGGCGGTGCCTTCGGAGGTGGCGCTGTCGCGCCTCGCGGAGTCGCTGGGCGCGGAGGCGCACCTGCTCGACGGCGTCGGGCCGGGCGCGCTGCCGGACGCGGTCGAGATCGAGGCGCCCGGGATCTCGCTCCTGGACGCCCGGGAGCTCGCGGCGCGGCTGCGCGCGGTCCCGGGGGCCGACGACGTGGACTACGGCACCGCCTGGCTGGAGGGGCTGGAGCGCTTCGTGACGCGCGCGCGCGCGGCGGGCTTCGTGCTGTTCGGCGCGCTGGCGCTGGCCACCGCGATCCTCGTCTCGAACACGCTGCGGCTGGCGGTCTTCGCGCGCCGCGAGGAGATCGAGATCATGAAGCTCGTGGGCGCGACCGACGCGTTCGTCGCGGCGCCGTTCCTGCTCGAGGGGCTCCTGCAAGGGCTCCTCGGGGCGGGCGCGGCGGTGCTCGCGCTCGTCGGCGTGTACGGGCTCGTGGTGCCGCGCCTCGCCGCGGCGGTGTCGGCCGCCGGCGGGCTCACGCTCGCCGACACGCTGCCGCCGGCGCTCCTGCTGGCGCTCCTCGGCGGCGGCGCGGGCATCGGGCTCCTCGCGAGCGCGCTCTCCGTCGCCCGGGCGCTGCGCCGGACCTGA
- a CDS encoding energy transducer TonB codes for MAAIPVITALRRKDRLWPAVTFSAAAHAALIVWVVVRVPAPAIDLNQKPIVAKLVRLGPKKPPEYLPRKEAPPPPAPAEAAPAPVAAPAPAAPAAPIAAIAKVDPKPATPTAKSPNPGKATSNSLASVLSKVRATAAAADPQYGDPDGDPLGDSEEGSEGDRYLALVNREIQANYDVPATISDRERMYLKATVVVYIEPDGRITRWQFETPSGNSAFDAALERTLRKTRVPPPPDGAREDYRRRGLTVNFTIG; via the coding sequence ATGGCGGCGATCCCGGTCATCACCGCGCTCCGCCGGAAGGACCGGCTCTGGCCGGCGGTGACCTTCTCCGCGGCCGCGCACGCGGCGCTCATCGTGTGGGTGGTCGTCCGAGTGCCGGCGCCCGCCATCGACCTGAACCAGAAGCCGATCGTCGCGAAGCTGGTCCGCCTCGGCCCGAAGAAGCCGCCGGAGTACCTCCCGCGCAAGGAGGCGCCGCCGCCCCCCGCGCCGGCGGAGGCGGCCCCGGCGCCCGTCGCGGCTCCGGCGCCGGCCGCCCCCGCGGCGCCGATCGCCGCGATCGCGAAGGTCGACCCGAAGCCGGCGACGCCCACGGCCAAGAGCCCGAACCCCGGCAAGGCCACCAGCAACAGCCTCGCGTCGGTGCTCTCGAAGGTCCGGGCGACGGCGGCGGCCGCGGACCCGCAGTACGGGGATCCGGACGGCGATCCGCTCGGAGACTCCGAGGAGGGCTCCGAGGGCGACCGGTACCTCGCGCTCGTCAACCGGGAGATCCAGGCGAACTACGACGTCCCCGCGACGATCTCCGACCGCGAGCGGATGTACCTCAAGGCGACGGTCGTCGTGTACATCGAGCCCGACGGGCGCATCACCCGGTGGCAGTTCGAGACGCCCTCGGGCAACTCCGCCTTCGACGCCGCCCTGGAGCGCACGCTGCGCAAGACCCGCGTCCCGCCCCCGCCGGACGGCGCGCGAGAGGACTACCGCCGCCGCGGCCTGACGGTAAACTTCACGATCGGATGA
- a CDS encoding Ppx/GppA phosphatase family protein has translation MAERFAAIDVGTNTVLLTVAERRGASLAPLVERAEITRLGRGVDATGRLDPGGIRDTVAVLAAYAGEARALGAEIVACVATSAARDAGNGAEFFEAARRAAGLAPEVISGDEEARLVYASAWRDFGGAGPLAVLDVGGGSTEFTVGDGPAPRARTSLQVGAVRLTERHVRGDPTTAAEVGALRRAAREALQPIATMAPPPGQARLVGVAGTVTTLAAVEQALPAYDAERVHGATLTLASADALVARLAALTVRERAALPGMEPKRADVILAGAIVVVEALRTAGFDRLIVSDRGVRWGLLHDRVPQR, from the coding sequence GTGGCCGAGCGCTTCGCCGCGATCGACGTCGGGACGAACACCGTCCTCCTCACCGTCGCGGAGCGGCGCGGCGCCTCGCTCGCGCCGCTCGTGGAGCGGGCCGAGATCACCCGGCTCGGCCGCGGCGTCGACGCGACCGGACGCCTCGATCCCGGAGGGATCCGGGACACCGTCGCCGTGCTCGCCGCCTACGCCGGCGAGGCCCGCGCGCTGGGCGCCGAGATCGTCGCCTGCGTGGCGACGAGCGCGGCGCGCGACGCGGGCAACGGGGCGGAGTTCTTCGAGGCCGCGCGGCGCGCGGCGGGGCTCGCGCCGGAGGTGATCTCCGGCGACGAGGAGGCCCGCCTCGTCTACGCGAGCGCGTGGCGCGACTTCGGCGGCGCGGGCCCGCTCGCGGTGCTCGACGTCGGGGGCGGCTCGACCGAGTTCACCGTGGGCGACGGGCCGGCGCCGCGGGCGCGCACCAGCCTGCAGGTCGGGGCGGTGCGGCTCACCGAGCGCCACGTCCGCGGCGACCCCACGACGGCCGCCGAGGTGGGGGCGCTACGGCGCGCGGCGCGCGAGGCGCTCCAGCCCATCGCGACGATGGCCCCGCCCCCCGGGCAGGCGCGGCTCGTCGGCGTGGCCGGGACGGTGACCACCCTCGCGGCGGTCGAGCAGGCGCTGCCTGCGTACGACGCGGAGCGGGTGCACGGAGCCACCCTGACGCTGGCCAGCGCCGACGCCCTCGTGGCGCGCCTCGCCGCGCTCACCGTGCGCGAGCGGGCGGCCCTCCCCGGGATGGAGCCGAAGCGCGCGGACGTGATCCTCGCCGGCGCGATCGTGGTCGTGGAGGCGCTGCGGACGGCGGGGTTCGATCGGCTGATCGTCTCGGATCGCGGCGTGCGCTGGGGCCTCCTCCACGATCGCGTCCCGCAGCGATGA
- a CDS encoding PD40 domain-containing protein: protein MILARTFALAALAAALPALAQERPTLTIGSPSFQPLPIAVAQFQGEGGDARAAGVTEVVRGDLSLSGLFDVLDPRGFLADPSEGWAAPTIRFARWSDVGAEGLVKARMRQAGDELEAELHLYEVRAGREVLVKRLRAAASDPRALGHRISDEIVRYYTREPGIFSTKLVAIRKLRGHWELVMFDVDGKNPRVLLSERTILLAPCWRPDGRAVLLTSYRSGRPELWLYTLADRGFRRLAAIPNAYGGVYSPDGTRVAFTITDRANSDVWVMNADGTGAKRLTREPALDLSPSWSPDGTRLAFVSDRSGTPQIYLMGADGSSPRRLTFQGNYNQTPAWSPRGDAIAFTARDERKVFDVFVVSPENGKIQRVTQDQGRTNEEPTWAPNGRLMALKTDRAGASFQVVVSDARGEKQTVVTGGGGGELSAPAWGPLVE, encoded by the coding sequence ATGATCCTCGCCCGCACCTTCGCCCTCGCCGCCCTCGCGGCCGCGCTGCCCGCGCTCGCCCAGGAGCGCCCGACCCTCACCATCGGCTCGCCGAGCTTCCAGCCGCTGCCCATCGCCGTGGCGCAGTTCCAGGGCGAGGGCGGCGACGCCCGCGCCGCCGGGGTGACGGAGGTGGTCCGCGGCGACCTCAGCCTGTCCGGACTGTTCGACGTGCTCGACCCGCGCGGCTTCCTCGCCGATCCGTCCGAGGGCTGGGCCGCGCCGACCATCCGCTTCGCGCGCTGGTCGGACGTGGGCGCCGAGGGGCTCGTCAAGGCGCGCATGAGGCAGGCCGGCGACGAGCTCGAGGCCGAGTTGCACCTCTACGAGGTCCGCGCCGGGCGGGAGGTGCTCGTGAAGCGGCTCCGCGCCGCGGCGTCCGATCCGCGCGCGCTGGGGCACCGGATCTCCGACGAGATCGTCCGCTACTACACGCGCGAGCCGGGCATCTTCTCGACGAAGCTCGTGGCCATCCGGAAGCTGCGCGGCCACTGGGAGCTCGTGATGTTCGACGTGGACGGGAAGAACCCGCGCGTCCTCCTGTCCGAGCGCACCATCCTGCTCGCGCCGTGCTGGCGGCCCGACGGCCGCGCGGTGCTCCTCACGAGCTACCGCTCCGGCCGCCCGGAGCTCTGGCTCTACACCCTCGCCGACCGGGGCTTCCGCCGGCTCGCCGCCATCCCGAACGCGTACGGCGGGGTCTACTCGCCGGACGGCACCCGCGTCGCCTTCACCATCACCGACCGCGCGAACAGCGACGTCTGGGTGATGAACGCGGACGGGACCGGCGCGAAGCGGCTGACGCGCGAGCCCGCCCTCGACCTCTCCCCCAGCTGGTCGCCGGACGGCACGCGGCTCGCCTTCGTCTCCGACCGGAGCGGTACGCCGCAGATCTACCTGATGGGCGCGGACGGCTCGAGCCCGCGCCGCCTCACCTTCCAGGGCAACTACAACCAGACCCCGGCCTGGAGCCCGCGCGGCGACGCGATCGCCTTCACCGCGCGCGACGAGCGCAAGGTCTTCGACGTGTTCGTCGTCTCCCCCGAGAACGGCAAGATCCAGCGCGTCACGCAGGACCAGGGGCGCACCAACGAGGAGCCGACCTGGGCGCCCAACGGGCGGCTCATGGCGCTCAAGACCGACCGCGCCGGCGCCAGCTTCCAGGTGGTCGTGTCCGACGCCCGCGGCGAGAAGCAGACCGTGGTCACCGGGGGCGGCGGCGGCGAGCTGTCGGCGCCCGCCTGGGGTCCGCTGGTGGAGTAG